From Meiothermus sp. CFH 77666, one genomic window encodes:
- the uraD gene encoding 2-oxo-4-hydroxy-4-carboxy-5-ureidoimidazoline decarboxylase, protein MTLAEINQLSREAFVEAVGWVFEHSPWIAAQAWESRPWQSLDELHRAMVRCVEAAPQEAQLALIRAHPDLGSRARMAEASVQEQKGAGLDSLSAAEYDHIQRLNQQYTRQFGFPFILAVRGKDKLDVFAAMEARLHNRPEEELQTALAEIYKIARFRLADLLGQG, encoded by the coding sequence ATGACCCTAGCCGAAATCAACCAGCTTTCCCGTGAAGCCTTTGTGGAAGCGGTGGGCTGGGTGTTCGAGCACTCGCCCTGGATTGCCGCGCAGGCCTGGGAGAGCCGTCCCTGGCAGAGCCTGGATGAGCTGCACAGGGCCATGGTGCGCTGTGTGGAAGCAGCGCCGCAGGAGGCCCAGCTTGCGCTGATCCGGGCCCACCCCGACCTCGGCAGCCGGGCCCGCATGGCCGAAGCCTCCGTGCAGGAACAGAAGGGGGCCGGTCTCGACAGCCTGAGTGCCGCAGAATACGACCATATTCAGCGCTTGAACCAGCAGTACACCCGGCAGTTTGGCTTTCCCTTCATTCTGGCGGTGCGCGGCAAGGACAAGCTCGACGTGTTTGCAGCAATGGAGGCGCGGCTTCATAACCGCCCCGAGGAAGAGCTGCAAACGGCCCTGGCCGAAATCTACAAAATTGCCCGTTTTCGGCTTGCCGATTTGCTTGGTCAGGGCTAG
- a CDS encoding ABC transporter permease: MNARTRDTLIAVAATVGLFVVWELAVRLFKIPPFVLPAPSQAIQSLLPVWGVVMGHAWQTLWTTLAGFGIAVVAGVLLGAAVGTSKPLNLALYPILVGFNSVPKAALVPVLVLWFGIGTVPAILTAFLISFFPIVVNVATGLAAVPPELREVLRVLGSSRLEAFTRVSIPFSMPYFFASLKVAITLAFVGAVISEIAASQKGIGYMMTSASSQFNVPLVFGGLLVIAVMGIVLYAVFAILERRLVGWAYRSQHA; the protein is encoded by the coding sequence GTGAACGCGCGTACCCGGGATACCCTCATTGCAGTGGCGGCAACGGTGGGGCTTTTTGTGGTGTGGGAGCTGGCGGTGCGGCTTTTCAAAATCCCCCCTTTTGTGCTGCCGGCCCCTTCGCAGGCCATCCAGTCGCTGCTGCCGGTCTGGGGGGTGGTGATGGGCCATGCCTGGCAGACCCTCTGGACAACCCTGGCCGGTTTTGGGATTGCGGTGGTGGCGGGGGTGCTTTTGGGTGCTGCGGTGGGCACCTCCAAGCCCCTGAACCTGGCGCTTTACCCCATTCTGGTGGGCTTCAATAGCGTACCCAAGGCCGCTTTGGTGCCGGTGCTGGTGCTGTGGTTTGGCATCGGGACGGTGCCGGCCATCCTGACCGCTTTTCTGATCTCGTTTTTCCCCATTGTGGTCAATGTGGCGACGGGGCTGGCGGCGGTTCCCCCGGAGCTGCGCGAGGTGCTGCGGGTGCTGGGCTCGAGCCGCCTCGAGGCCTTCACCCGGGTCTCCATTCCCTTCTCCATGCCCTACTTTTTTGCCTCGCTCAAGGTGGCCATCACGCTGGCCTTCGTGGGGGCGGTCATCTCGGAAATTGCCGCTTCGCAGAAGGGCATCGGCTACATGATGACCTCGGCCAGCTCGCAGTTCAATGTGCCGCTGGTGTTTGGCGGCCTGCTGGTGATTGCCGTGATGGGCATTGTGCTGTACGCAGTTTTTGCCATTCTGGAACGTCGCCTGGTGGGCTGGGCCTACCGCAGCCAGCATGCGTGA
- a CDS encoding ABC transporter ATP-binding protein: MSFIELSNVSLRYDNGYLAVEGVNLSIAQGEFVAFVGPSGCGKSTLLRVISGLRLPSEGSATVHGKAVKGPIASIGMAFQNPTLMPWRTILQNILLPLEVSPAHKQQYRQNPRPYVEAARELMASVGLSGFENAHVWELSGGMQQRASLCRALIHQPEILMLDEPFSALDAFTREELWQAMQVLYMSRKPTVILVTHDLREAVYLSDTIYTMSTRPGKIAYSRKVEFARPRALELTYEDDFAHIVKELREQIGGMRTQISGLRGVGA, encoded by the coding sequence ATGTCCTTCATTGAGCTCAGCAATGTTAGCCTGCGCTACGACAACGGCTACCTGGCGGTAGAGGGGGTGAACCTTTCCATCGCCCAGGGCGAGTTTGTGGCTTTTGTAGGGCCTTCGGGCTGTGGAAAATCCACCCTGTTACGGGTCATTTCCGGCCTGCGTCTGCCCAGCGAGGGAAGCGCGACGGTGCATGGGAAGGCGGTAAAGGGGCCCATCGCCAGCATCGGGATGGCCTTCCAGAACCCCACCCTGATGCCCTGGCGCACCATCCTGCAAAATATATTGCTGCCCCTCGAGGTCTCGCCGGCGCACAAGCAGCAGTACCGCCAGAACCCCAGGCCCTATGTCGAAGCCGCCCGCGAGCTGATGGCCTCGGTGGGGCTCTCGGGCTTCGAGAATGCCCATGTTTGGGAGCTATCAGGGGGTATGCAGCAGCGGGCCAGTTTGTGCCGCGCCCTCATCCACCAGCCCGAAATCCTGATGCTCGATGAGCCCTTCTCGGCCCTGGATGCCTTTACCCGTGAGGAGCTGTGGCAGGCCATGCAGGTGCTGTACATGAGCCGCAAGCCCACCGTGATTCTGGTGACCCACGACCTGCGTGAGGCCGTCTACCTGTCCGATACCATCTACACCATGAGCACCCGGCCCGGCAAAATCGCCTACTCACGCAAGGTGGAGTTTGCCCGCCCCAGGGCCCTCGAGCTCACCTACGAAGACGACTTTGCCCACATCGTCAAGGAGCTGCGTGAGCAGATCGGCGGGATGCGTACCCAGATCAGCGGTCTGCGGGGGGTGGGGGCGTGA
- a CDS encoding ABC transporter substrate-binding protein has product MALAQQRTNVRFTLDFAFQGPTAAFLLAQDKGYYTAEGLNVSIDRGFGSADAISKIAAGNYDMGFADFNSLIEFNTRNPNNQLLAVFMVYNTTPAAVFAIKGKGIARPADLVGKTLAAPAGDAGRRLFPVFAEAVGIDASKVNFINVDVPLREPTLARGQADGITGFYFTSFLNLRNVGVKPEDMVIFKYGDYTQDLYGNAVVVRRDFAQANPQAVSAFLRALVKGFKDVIANPDEGIAAVKRRDGLINEALERERLLLALNSHVLTADSRAFGLGSVRRERVERNIRAVAKAFELPTTLKVEQVWSERFLPPIADRRVTGPAR; this is encoded by the coding sequence ATGGCTCTAGCGCAACAGCGCACCAACGTGCGCTTCACCCTCGACTTTGCCTTCCAGGGCCCCACGGCTGCTTTTTTGCTGGCCCAGGACAAGGGCTACTACACTGCGGAGGGCCTGAATGTCAGCATTGACCGGGGCTTTGGCTCGGCAGACGCTATCAGCAAGATTGCCGCGGGCAACTACGACATGGGTTTTGCCGACTTCAACTCGCTCATCGAGTTCAATACCCGTAACCCCAACAACCAGCTCCTGGCGGTCTTCATGGTCTACAACACCACCCCGGCGGCGGTGTTTGCCATCAAGGGCAAGGGCATTGCCCGGCCTGCGGATCTGGTGGGCAAAACCCTGGCTGCCCCGGCGGGGGATGCGGGCCGCAGGCTGTTCCCGGTGTTTGCCGAGGCGGTGGGGATAGACGCCAGCAAGGTCAACTTTATTAACGTGGATGTGCCCCTGCGGGAGCCCACCCTGGCCCGTGGTCAGGCCGATGGCATTACCGGGTTTTACTTCACCTCCTTCCTGAACCTGCGCAACGTAGGGGTGAAGCCAGAGGACATGGTCATCTTCAAGTACGGCGACTACACCCAGGATCTCTATGGCAACGCGGTGGTGGTGCGGCGCGACTTCGCCCAGGCCAACCCGCAGGCGGTCTCGGCATTTTTGCGGGCTCTGGTCAAGGGCTTCAAGGACGTGATTGCCAACCCCGACGAGGGCATTGCTGCGGTTAAGCGGCGGGATGGGCTCATCAACGAAGCCCTGGAACGCGAGCGTCTGTTGCTGGCCCTCAACTCCCACGTGCTGACCGCCGACAGCCGGGCCTTCGGGCTGGGTTCGGTGCGGCGGGAGCGGGTCGAACGCAACATTCGCGCGGTAGCCAAGGCCTTCGAGCTACCCACTACCTTGAAGGTGGAGCAGGTCTGGAGCGAGCGGTTCCTTCCGCCCATTGCCGACCGGCGGGTGACCGGCCCGGCGCGATAA
- the hemL gene encoding glutamate-1-semialdehyde 2,1-aminomutase codes for MRETPRSAQLFARAQRVIPGGVNSPVRAFKAVGGTPRFIARAQGAYLWDADGNELLDYVGSWGPMILGHNHPQVLAAIREALEEGLSYGAPTEREIELAELVLRAYPVAAQVRFVSSGTEATMSALRLARGYTGRDLIVKFRGNYHGHADSLLVQAGSGLLTGAGGTARSAPSSAGVPQAFAELTLVADYNDPEGLQALFARHGEQIAAVIFEPVVGNAGVLAPTPAFLEALHRLTQQYGALLVADEVMTGFRLAQGGAVELLGLKPDLICWGKIIGGGLPVGAYGGRAEVMQHVAPLGPVYQAGTLSGNPVAMAAGIATLKILFEAPPYAHLEHYGQALQAGLEQIFARAGLPTTINRVGSMITAFFREGPVSTYAQAVASDTQRFKQFFHGLLQRGVYWPPSQFEAAFFSAAHSQADLERTLEVVEQAVREL; via the coding sequence ATGCGCGAAACCCCACGCTCTGCTCAACTCTTTGCCCGCGCCCAGCGGGTCATCCCCGGAGGGGTCAACTCTCCAGTGCGGGCCTTCAAGGCCGTAGGGGGCACCCCCCGCTTCATTGCCCGGGCGCAGGGAGCCTATCTCTGGGATGCCGACGGCAACGAGCTCCTCGACTATGTGGGTTCCTGGGGGCCCATGATTCTGGGCCACAACCACCCCCAGGTGTTGGCGGCCATCCGGGAAGCCCTGGAGGAAGGTCTGAGTTACGGAGCCCCTACTGAACGAGAGATTGAGCTGGCCGAGCTGGTCTTGCGGGCCTATCCGGTTGCGGCCCAGGTTCGCTTTGTCAGCAGCGGCACCGAGGCCACCATGAGCGCCCTGCGTCTGGCCCGAGGCTACACCGGGCGAGACTTGATCGTCAAATTCCGCGGCAACTACCACGGCCACGCCGATAGCCTGCTGGTGCAGGCAGGCTCGGGGCTTCTGACCGGGGCCGGGGGTACGGCCAGGAGCGCCCCCTCGAGCGCCGGGGTGCCTCAGGCTTTTGCTGAACTGACCCTGGTGGCCGACTACAACGACCCCGAAGGCCTCCAGGCCCTATTTGCCAGGCACGGCGAACAAATAGCGGCGGTGATTTTCGAGCCGGTGGTGGGCAACGCGGGGGTGCTGGCCCCCACACCGGCCTTCCTGGAGGCCCTGCACCGGCTCACCCAGCAGTACGGGGCGCTGCTCGTTGCCGACGAGGTGATGACCGGCTTCCGCCTGGCCCAGGGAGGTGCGGTAGAGCTCTTGGGGCTGAAGCCCGACCTCATCTGCTGGGGCAAGATTATCGGTGGGGGTTTGCCGGTAGGGGCCTATGGGGGTCGGGCCGAAGTCATGCAGCATGTGGCCCCGCTGGGCCCGGTGTACCAGGCCGGAACCTTGAGTGGCAACCCGGTGGCCATGGCAGCGGGAATAGCAACCCTGAAGATACTCTTTGAAGCGCCCCCCTACGCACACCTCGAGCACTACGGTCAGGCTTTGCAAGCAGGGCTCGAGCAGATCTTCGCGCGAGCGGGCCTCCCCACCACCATCAACCGTGTTGGCTCCATGATTACGGCGTTTTTTCGAGAAGGGCCGGTTTCGACCTACGCCCAGGCGGTGGCTTCAGATACCCAGCGCTTCAAACAGTTCTTTCACGGCCTGCTGCAACGAGGGGTGTACTGGCCGCCCAGCCAGTTCGAGGCTGCGTTTTTCTCGGCGGCCCACAGCCAGGCCGACCTCGAGCGCACCCTGGAGGTCGTAGAGCAGGCGGTGCGGGAGCTATGA
- a CDS encoding molybdopterin oxidoreductase family protein yields the protein MLAEITRIVTHCPFCAVQCGMQVGEDGQAIPLPHPINNAKLCVLGLSSGALMRHPARLTAPLVRKGGRLTPCTWEEALDVTAEGFLRIARTRGSSALAVYGSGSLTNEKAYLLGKFARLALKTPHVDYNGRYCMSAAATAQNLAFGLDRGLNRSLADLAHHDLIVLAGSNPAECLPMLMPYLMAAKRAGTRFMVIDPRHTLSANLADLHLPLRPGTDLALANALFRQVPKNKAFIEAHTHGFEEALKAVEGSTLSWAAGVCDLQEDALEQAVALLSQAQNPLILTGRGADQNVRGVRTTLAYINLALALGGSFGTLTGQANGQGGREVGQKNDQLPGYRSIENADDRAAVARVWGVLPGVLPGKGKSAFEILESIAQGEIRGLLVLGSNPAASSPQADRVRTALAQAEHLVVIDPFLSETAALAQVVLPGSLWFEEEGTTTNLEGRVVLRRALQDPPQGARRDWDILIELAHRLGAEAYFRYARIEDVYNELRQATRGAKADYFGITYERLAAGETLFWPCPHPDHPGTPQPFTQGFAHPDGKARFFPTPYSPAAEAPDREFPLILTTGRVLYHYLTGNLTRRISRLSKKCPDPYIEVHPETATRLGLAEGRPCEVQSRRGKARYTVRTSLKIRPDTIFVPFHWEGPSAVNRLTNPALDPACRMPEFKFAAVKLAPAE from the coding sequence ATGCTTGCAGAAATAACGCGTATCGTCACCCATTGCCCTTTTTGTGCGGTGCAGTGTGGGATGCAGGTTGGCGAGGATGGTCAAGCAATTCCTCTTCCTCACCCCATTAACAACGCCAAGCTGTGCGTCTTGGGCTTGAGCAGTGGGGCCCTGATGCGGCACCCGGCGCGGCTCACCGCACCTTTGGTGCGCAAGGGGGGAAGACTAACCCCTTGCACCTGGGAAGAAGCCTTGGATGTGACCGCCGAGGGGTTTTTACGCATAGCCCGCACACGGGGTTCGTCCGCCCTGGCGGTGTACGGGAGCGGTTCCCTCACCAACGAGAAGGCCTACCTGTTGGGCAAATTTGCTCGTTTAGCCCTAAAAACGCCACATGTGGACTACAACGGTCGCTATTGTATGTCCGCTGCGGCCACAGCGCAAAACCTGGCTTTTGGCCTGGATCGAGGGCTGAACCGATCACTAGCCGATCTGGCCCATCACGACCTGATTGTGCTGGCCGGTTCCAACCCCGCAGAGTGCTTGCCTATGCTGATGCCCTATCTTATGGCAGCCAAGCGAGCCGGAACCCGCTTCATGGTGATCGATCCGCGCCATACCCTCAGCGCAAACCTGGCCGACCTACACCTGCCTCTCAGGCCCGGCACCGATCTGGCCCTGGCCAACGCTCTGTTTAGACAGGTGCCCAAGAACAAAGCCTTCATTGAGGCGCACACCCATGGCTTTGAGGAGGCGCTAAAGGCTGTGGAAGGCTCTACCCTCTCCTGGGCTGCGGGGGTATGCGATCTGCAAGAAGACGCCCTCGAGCAAGCCGTAGCGCTGCTATCTCAAGCGCAAAACCCCCTCATCCTCACTGGACGCGGGGCCGACCAGAATGTGCGGGGGGTGCGCACCACTCTGGCCTACATCAACCTGGCCCTCGCCCTGGGAGGGTCTTTCGGAACTCTAACCGGACAGGCCAACGGCCAGGGTGGGCGTGAGGTGGGTCAGAAAAACGACCAACTCCCGGGCTATCGTTCGATTGAGAACGCCGATGACCGGGCTGCGGTTGCCAGGGTCTGGGGGGTTCTGCCCGGAGTGCTGCCAGGCAAAGGAAAAAGCGCCTTTGAGATTCTGGAATCCATCGCGCAGGGCGAAATTCGGGGGCTGTTGGTTCTGGGAAGCAACCCTGCGGCCTCGTCGCCACAGGCCGACCGGGTGAGAACGGCACTGGCCCAAGCTGAGCATTTGGTGGTGATCGATCCTTTCCTGTCCGAAACCGCCGCCCTGGCCCAGGTGGTTTTGCCGGGGAGCCTTTGGTTTGAGGAAGAAGGCACCACCACCAACCTGGAGGGCCGGGTGGTGCTGCGCCGAGCCTTGCAAGATCCGCCTCAAGGCGCCCGGCGAGACTGGGATATTTTGATAGAACTAGCCCACCGTCTGGGGGCCGAGGCCTACTTCCGCTATGCCCGCATAGAGGACGTCTACAACGAGCTACGCCAGGCCACTCGAGGGGCAAAGGCCGATTACTTTGGCATCACCTATGAACGTCTGGCGGCTGGTGAGACCCTTTTCTGGCCCTGTCCACATCCCGATCACCCTGGTACCCCTCAGCCCTTCACCCAGGGCTTTGCCCACCCAGACGGTAAGGCCCGTTTCTTCCCGACCCCCTATAGCCCTGCGGCTGAAGCGCCCGACAGGGAGTTTCCGCTGATCCTCACCACTGGACGGGTGCTTTACCACTACCTAACCGGCAACCTGACCCGACGCATTTCGCGGCTTTCCAAGAAATGCCCTGATCCCTACATAGAAGTCCATCCGGAGACTGCTACACGGCTCGGGCTGGCAGAGGGCCGGCCTTGCGAGGTGCAAAGCCGTCGGGGAAAGGCCAGGTACACTGTGCGCACCAGCCTGAAAATACGCCCCGACACGATTTTTGTGCCCTTTCACTGGGAGGGCCCTTCGGCCGTCAACCGGCTGACCAATCCAGCCCTCGACCCCGCCTGCCGGATGCCCGAGTTCAAGTTTGCTGCCGTAAAGCTAGCACCTGCGGAGTAA
- a CDS encoding bifunctional precorrin-2 dehydrogenase/sirohydrochlorin ferrochelatase: MLDLRGKRVVFIGGGFETETKVRALLAAEAQVTLISPENHPDLYPLPAGLIHLRRGYQPGDLEGFMLAISHPVNRSLNAQVATEARQQGVWLNAVDDPAYCDFILPAVHRQGDLIIAVSTSGSAPALGVRIKARLAKEYGPEYAEYLRILREFRPVVAAAYPEHFEARKAAWYRLVDADALSLIRLGRLEQARELLRRALEEAEPQLEVV, translated from the coding sequence ATGCTCGATTTGCGGGGCAAGCGAGTGGTGTTCATAGGCGGGGGATTTGAAACGGAAACCAAGGTGCGCGCGCTCCTGGCGGCAGAGGCTCAGGTAACGCTGATTTCTCCGGAAAACCATCCAGACCTCTACCCTCTACCGGCGGGCCTCATCCACCTGCGACGAGGTTACCAGCCCGGCGACCTCGAGGGCTTCATGCTGGCTATCTCCCACCCTGTGAATAGGTCTCTGAACGCTCAGGTCGCAACGGAAGCCCGGCAACAGGGGGTGTGGCTCAATGCGGTAGACGACCCCGCTTACTGCGACTTCATCCTGCCAGCGGTGCACCGACAGGGCGACCTGATCATCGCGGTCTCCACCAGCGGGTCAGCTCCCGCTTTGGGGGTGCGTATCAAGGCTCGGCTGGCCAAGGAGTACGGCCCGGAGTACGCCGAATACTTGCGCATTCTGCGAGAGTTTCGGCCCGTGGTGGCAGCCGCCTACCCCGAGCACTTTGAGGCACGCAAAGCGGCCTGGTACCGCCTGGTAGACGCCGATGCGCTCAGTCTGATCCGGCTGGGCAGGCTCGAGCAGGCCCGCGAACTCTTGCGGCGGGCCCTGGAAGAGGCCGAACCCCAACTGGAGGTGGTATGA
- the cobA gene encoding uroporphyrinogen-III C-methyltransferase — MSGKVYLVGAGPGDPELLTLRAARVLAEAEVVLYDRLVGEGVLRMVNPRALRIYVGKEVGQQETVQEEIFTLMLAYARAGRRVVRLKGGDPMVFGRGGEEWRFLAEQGVALEVVPGISSAIAAPSLAGIPLTLRGIAGGFAVVSGQGSGEQAPRLTHYAGAETLVVLMGVSRRRQIAAQLMALGRPPEEPVAFIERSTTPEERVVEATLAQVAQGEVQVEAPAVWVVGEVVRWRQRPFAWSTALKGGTLAHNQPSEVA; from the coding sequence ATGAGCGGCAAGGTCTACCTGGTAGGGGCGGGCCCGGGAGACCCCGAGCTTCTAACCCTCAGGGCGGCCCGGGTGCTGGCCGAGGCCGAGGTGGTGCTTTACGACCGGTTGGTGGGCGAGGGGGTGCTGCGGATGGTCAACCCCCGGGCCCTGCGGATCTATGTGGGCAAGGAGGTGGGCCAGCAAGAGACGGTACAGGAGGAGATTTTTACCCTGATGCTGGCCTATGCCCGGGCCGGCCGGCGGGTGGTGCGGCTCAAGGGAGGCGACCCCATGGTGTTCGGACGGGGGGGTGAGGAGTGGCGCTTCTTGGCCGAACAGGGGGTGGCGCTGGAGGTCGTTCCTGGGATCTCCTCAGCGATCGCGGCGCCCAGCCTGGCCGGGATTCCCCTCACCTTGCGGGGGATAGCCGGGGGCTTTGCGGTGGTGAGCGGGCAAGGCTCGGGAGAACAGGCCCCCCGCCTGACCCACTACGCCGGTGCGGAGACCCTGGTGGTGCTGATGGGGGTGAGCCGCCGGCGCCAGATTGCTGCGCAGCTCATGGCCCTGGGGCGGCCACCTGAAGAACCGGTGGCCTTCATCGAGCGGAGCACCACCCCTGAGGAGCGCGTGGTGGAGGCCACCTTGGCCCAGGTAGCCCAGGGTGAGGTTCAGGTCGAAGCCCCAGCCGTCTGGGTGGTGGGAGAGGTAGTGCGCTGGCGCCAAAGGCCCTTTGCTTGGAGCACTGCTCTGAAAGGAGGTACTCTTGCACACAATCAACCGTCGGAAGTTGCTTAA
- a CDS encoding CmpA/NrtA family ABC transporter substrate-binding protein, with the protein MRGRAQGGKLKVGFISLTDAAPVIMAGEWGLYKKYDLEVEVTKEASWATTRDHLLNGEIAAAHCLFGLPISVYLGVGGPAGRALPIGMILNNNGQGITLSQQDFGGKVGFRDLEGAGKAILAKKAEGRPLTFAMTFPGGTHDMWLRYWLGACGVNPVKDVKIITIPPPQMVANMSVGNMDGYCVGEPWNGVAVRQGIGFTTAATQDIWKHHPEKALVFNPDFFRRRGEAKALAKAVLEACKLLDQPAARREAAKVIAQRPYVNAPSEVIDARLQGVYELGGGLGRKNYTDDMMLFHRGGQTNFPRKAYVIWFVAQYRRWGFIKEAPDYEKIAEALVQQDFYLEVARDLKISVPNDDMTPLTGFIDGVTFDPKNPEASLARYRMREL; encoded by the coding sequence ATGCGGGGTCGAGCCCAAGGCGGCAAGCTCAAGGTGGGCTTCATCTCCCTAACCGATGCCGCTCCGGTGATCATGGCCGGGGAGTGGGGGCTTTACAAAAAGTATGACCTCGAGGTCGAGGTGACCAAGGAGGCTTCCTGGGCTACCACCCGCGACCACCTTCTAAACGGGGAAATTGCCGCCGCACACTGCCTTTTTGGCCTGCCCATCTCGGTCTACCTGGGCGTCGGCGGCCCCGCCGGGCGGGCGCTACCCATCGGAATGATTCTCAATAATAACGGCCAGGGCATCACCTTATCGCAGCAGGATTTCGGCGGAAAGGTGGGCTTCAGGGATCTCGAGGGAGCCGGGAAGGCCATCCTGGCCAAGAAGGCCGAAGGCAGGCCGCTTACCTTTGCCATGACCTTCCCCGGCGGTACCCACGACATGTGGCTGCGCTACTGGCTGGGAGCCTGTGGAGTCAACCCGGTAAAGGACGTCAAGATCATCACCATTCCTCCACCCCAGATGGTGGCCAATATGAGCGTAGGAAACATGGACGGCTACTGCGTGGGCGAGCCTTGGAACGGGGTAGCGGTAAGGCAAGGCATTGGTTTTACCACGGCAGCCACGCAGGACATCTGGAAGCATCACCCCGAAAAAGCCCTGGTCTTCAATCCCGACTTTTTCCGCCGCAGAGGCGAGGCCAAAGCCTTGGCCAAAGCGGTGCTGGAAGCCTGCAAGCTGCTGGATCAGCCCGCGGCCCGTCGCGAAGCGGCCAAGGTAATCGCGCAACGCCCCTACGTAAACGCCCCTTCCGAGGTGATCGACGCCCGCTTGCAGGGGGTATACGAGCTGGGCGGGGGCCTTGGGCGTAAGAACTATACCGACGACATGATGCTCTTCCACCGCGGCGGGCAGACCAACTTCCCCCGCAAGGCCTACGTCATCTGGTTCGTGGCCCAGTATCGCCGCTGGGGCTTTATTAAGGAAGCGCCCGACTACGAGAAGATAGCCGAGGCTTTGGTGCAGCAAGACTTCTACCTCGAGGTAGCTCGAGACCTCAAGATTTCTGTTCCCAACGACGACATGACACCCCTAACCGGGTTTATTGATGGGGTGACCTTCGATCCCAAAAACCCGGAGGCCAGCCTGGCTCGGTACAGGATGCGCGAACTCTAA
- the ntrB gene encoding nitrate ABC transporter permease: MERITVAKPSADRGYRLPHWATSLLSTTLGFLAFGLLWHVLSHTVAPKVPDALTTLNTLWEMVRDPFYDNGPNDKGIAIQLATSLYRVGLGFLIGIAIALPIGFLIGASEALYKAINPVVQLLRPVSPLAWFPVGLAALAASDKAAVFVIAICSLWPTLINTAVGVASVPEDYKNVARVFRFSPWKYLTRVLWPYALPYILTGFRLGLGIAWMVIVAAEMLSGGTGVGFFIWDSYNALDLERVMAAILLIGLVGWAIDGALSYLHRKAQA; the protein is encoded by the coding sequence ATGGAACGGATTACTGTTGCCAAACCCTCGGCGGATCGGGGTTACCGGCTGCCGCACTGGGCTACGAGCCTGCTCAGCACGACGCTAGGCTTCCTGGCCTTTGGCCTTCTGTGGCACGTCCTAAGCCATACCGTAGCCCCCAAGGTACCCGATGCCCTGACCACCCTGAACACCCTTTGGGAAATGGTGCGCGACCCCTTTTACGACAACGGCCCCAACGACAAGGGCATCGCCATCCAACTGGCCACCTCGCTGTACCGGGTGGGGCTCGGTTTCCTGATTGGGATAGCCATCGCCCTGCCGATTGGATTTTTGATCGGAGCGTCTGAGGCCCTGTATAAAGCGATCAACCCGGTGGTACAGCTTTTGCGTCCGGTCTCACCCCTAGCCTGGTTTCCGGTGGGGTTGGCAGCCCTGGCGGCCTCAGACAAAGCCGCCGTCTTCGTCATCGCCATCTGCTCCCTCTGGCCCACCCTGATCAACACCGCCGTAGGCGTGGCCTCAGTACCGGAGGACTACAAGAACGTAGCCCGTGTCTTTCGCTTCTCGCCCTGGAAGTACCTGACCCGGGTGCTCTGGCCGTACGCTCTGCCTTACATCCTCACCGGCTTTCGCCTTGGGCTGGGCATCGCCTGGATGGTGATTGTGGCTGCGGAGATGCTCTCGGGAGGCACGGGCGTGGGCTTCTTCATCTGGGATAGCTACAACGCCCTGGATCTGGAGCGGGTGATGGCGGCCATTCTGCTCATCGGCCTGGTGGGCTGGGCCATCGACGGAGCCCTAAGCTATCTTCACCGCAAAGCACAGGCGTAG
- a CDS encoding ABC transporter ATP-binding protein encodes MGYLQLTEIGKRFGNYVAVEDFNLRVAQGEVVSLIGHSGCGKSTVLSLVAGLIPPSSGQIVLEGRLIEGPGPDRGVVFQNYSLLPWLSVYQNVYQAIDAVHLDLTPEEKARLCEKFLRMVRLWEHRHKRPGQISGGMKQRTAIARALAINPKILLLDEPFGALDALTRAALQDQLLSIWNATSEDELLRALWGEEPKTILLVTHDIDEAIYLSDRVVVMTNGPRATVGEVVAVPLPRPRERKRVLEDPRYVEVKEHLLYLLTEKYGHREAA; translated from the coding sequence ATGGGTTACCTGCAACTAACGGAGATCGGGAAACGCTTCGGAAACTACGTAGCCGTGGAAGACTTTAACCTGCGGGTGGCCCAGGGTGAGGTGGTCTCGCTGATTGGACACTCAGGCTGCGGCAAGTCCACCGTGCTCTCTTTGGTGGCCGGGCTAATCCCTCCCAGCTCGGGCCAGATTGTGCTGGAAGGCCGCCTCATCGAGGGCCCCGGCCCCGACCGGGGGGTGGTTTTCCAGAACTACTCCCTTCTGCCCTGGCTTTCGGTCTATCAAAACGTCTACCAGGCTATCGATGCAGTGCACCTTGACTTGACCCCAGAAGAAAAAGCGCGCCTGTGCGAGAAGTTTTTGCGGATGGTCAGGCTGTGGGAACACCGCCACAAACGCCCCGGTCAGATTTCAGGAGGAATGAAGCAGCGCACCGCCATTGCCCGCGCCTTGGCTATCAATCCTAAGATACTGCTCTTAGACGAGCCCTTTGGCGCTCTGGATGCCCTAACCCGAGCCGCTTTGCAGGATCAGCTCCTGTCTATCTGGAACGCCACTTCGGAGGACGAGCTGCTGCGGGCGCTGTGGGGCGAGGAGCCCAAGACCATCCTGCTGGTCACCCACGACATTGACGAGGCCATTTACCTTTCCGACCGGGTGGTGGTTATGACCAACGGCCCTCGAGCCACGGTGGGAGAGGTGGTGGCGGTGCCCTTACCCAGACCCCGCGAGCGTAAAAGGGTGCTGGAAGACCCACGCTACGTGGAAGTAAAGGAGCACCTGCTTTACCTTCTGACCGAGAAATACGGCCACAGAGAGGCTGCCTAG